The proteins below come from a single Drosophila kikkawai strain 14028-0561.14 chromosome 3R, DkikHiC1v2, whole genome shotgun sequence genomic window:
- the alpha-Man-IIb gene encoding alpha-mannosidase 2 isoform X1 has product MEFVWKTVNKRQQLIHVEQTPSQTAEAQQRDLPLESQPGTKNCSQLYRMSFKLFRRGSARCIGLLSAFVTILLCLYYISIGQPNPAPVSETGVPTAALRGSPLNGLTGFSVGGGSSSIIHQQQLQKLHAAVISNQKKFQEQAEVTAEPPSEEQQYANSQWGDKCYELIESNTNITANQEHSKFDFQPEWMRSKEYWDRGFEERFDAQKKDKQRPPLKIIVVPHSHNDPGWLKTFTNYFQSDSRQILNLLVTKMQEYTDMTFIWSEISFLQLWWDQAHPTKQRALKRLIDSGRIEITTGGWVMTDEANVHVYPMLDQLIEGHQWLKNNLNVTPKVGWSIDPFGHGSTVPYLLSGANFEGAIIQRIHYAWKQWFARQQSGDFIWKPYWRSKSGKSSETGSLLTHNMPFDIYSIKGSCGPHPFICLNFDFRKIPGEYTEYSVKAQFITDDNLEAKAQLLLEQYARTASLFPHNVALIPVGDDFRYNKEREVDQQYQNYKKLIDHIMANRRLYNADIRFGTPSDYFEAIKERMKEQSPGFPSFKGDFFVYSDIFSEGRPAYWSGYFTTRPFYKLLSSELEHHLRSAEILFTLAYNTARQAKRENAIKIYEKNYELIINARRNLGLFQHHDAITGTSKAAVMRDYAMRLFESTQNMVKMQESCLELLLQKGQPHHHGFVLSEFERDNFNKLPRKMPIQMVSGDESTPTASAGGGTGAGGAASTGSVGSFVLYNSLAQKRVEIVTLRVQHPNVKILNEKGVELSHIQINPVWNITESYEQEIGTSVTGTMGRIRTSTRQFEVMFVAELEPLSLSTYRVLVDEVNYKRNIATIYCDECTERAAAASPGSSPPEEVEASPAAVFEARAKPAGDIQLENPHMRLLFDEKSGFLKTITRKNQKKELLKPMQCNIKFAAYRSAQFHSGAYLFKTDPEQSEAEKDVLEGYTDVRIIITSGPIASDVTVIYGPFLAHTVRIFNTRTHLDAAIYVENDIDFEPPPKNRETELFMRLITNIDNIAQAPMQRDPLKEPAETGPMPELPIFYSDQNGFQYHERIKVPAIGIEGNYFPITSGAFIQDSRLRLTLLTTHAQGAASYEPGQLEVMLDRRTLYDDYRGMGEGVVDSRLTRHKFWLLVEDLPGGQQPIQPPSYKVLSQQAQHLANTLRYPPNLYFLSNLEQPELAAALLPLVRLLPKGALPCDVHLTTLRTLSDPELQLFPSASALLVLHRQGFDCGVSAGRELGMQAVCPLSSQGLGNVQLGRLSLHNIEATSLTGMEKKPPKDALRIRSLAEVTLEPMELRTFNLTFRAEV; this is encoded by the exons ATGGAGTTTGTTTGGAAAACTGTAAATAAAAGGCAACAATTAATTC ATGTAGAACAAACTCCGAGCCAGACCGCGGAAGCTCAGCAGCGAGATCTTCCCTTGGAATCCCAGCCGGGGACAAAGAATTGCAGTCAACTCTACAGGATGTCGTTTAAGCTCTTTCGCCGCGGATCAGCGCGCTGTATTGGCCTGCTGTCTGCGTTTGTGACTATCCTGCTCTGCCTCTACTACATCTCCATTGGCCAGCCCAATCCGGCGCCTGTTTCCGAGACGGGAGTTCCCACGGCAGCGTTGCGGGGATCGCCTCTCAATGGCCTTACCGGGTTTAGCGTGGGCGGAGGCTCCTCCTCGATCATCCACCAACAGCAGCTACAGAAGCTGCATGCGGCCGTCATCTCAAACCAAAAGAAATTCCAGGAGCAGGCAGAAGTAACTGCAGAACCGCCGTCCGAGGAGCAGCAGTACGCCAACAGCCAGTGGGGTGACAAGTGCTACGAGCTGATCGAAAGTAACACAAACATAACGGCCAACCAGGAGCACAGCAAGTTCGATTTCCAGCCAGAGTGGATGCGCTCAAAGGAGTACTGGGATCGTGGCTTTGAGGAGCGTTTTGACGCGCAGAAGAAGGACAAACAGCGGCCCCCGCTGAAGATAATCGTGGTGCCGCACTCCCACAATGATCCTGGCTGGCTGAAGACTTTTACCAACTACTTCCAGTCGGACTCGCGCCAGATCCTCAACCTGCTGGTGACCAAAATGCAGGAGTACACGGACATGACGTTCATCTGGTCGGAGATAAGTTTCCTGCAGCTGTGGTGGGACCAGGCACATCCCACCAAGCAGCGAGCTCTGAAGCGACTTATCGACTCGGGTCGCATCGAAATTACCACCGGCGGCTGGGTAATGACAGATGAGGCAAATGTCCACGTTTATCCCATGTTGGATCAGTTAATCGAGGGCCATCAGTGGCTAAAGAACAACCTGAACGTTACTCCGAAAGTGGGCTGGTCCATTGACCCCTTTGGCCATGGTAGCACGGTGCCGTACCTGCTTTCTGGAGCGAACTTCGAAGGCGCCATCATCCAGCGGATACATTACGCTTGGAAGCAGTGGTTCGCCCGCCAGCAGTCAGGGGACTTCATCTGGAAGCCCTATTGGCGGAGCAAAAGCGGAAAGTCCAGTGAAACCGGCAGCCTGCTCACTCACAACATGCCCTTCGATATATACTCGATCAAGGGATCGTGCGGACCGCATCCATTCATCTGCCTGAACTTTGACTTCCGCAAGATCCCCGGCGAGTACACGGAGTACTCCGTAAAGGCACAATTCATAACAGACGACAATCTGGAAGCAAAGGCACAGCTCCTGCTGGAGCAGTACGCACGGACTGCGTCGCTCTTCCCGCACAACGTGGCCCTTATTCCGGTGGGCGATGATTTCCGGTACAACAAGGAGCGCGAAGTGGACCAGCAGTATCAGAACTACAAGAAGCTGATAGATCACATCATGGCCAATCGGAGGCTGTACAACGCTGATATCCGCTTCGGCACGCCGAGTGATTACTTCGAGGCCATCAAGGAGCGCATGAAGGAGCAGAGTCCCGGTTTCCCGAGCTTCAAGGGCGACTTCTTCGTTTATTCGGACATTTTCTCGGAGGGCAGGCCGGCATATTGGTCGGGATACTTCACTACACGTCCCTTTTACAAGTTATTGAGCTCCGAGTTGGAGCACCACCTGCGTTCCGCTGAGATTCTCTTTACGCTGGCCTACAACACCGCTCGCCAGGCGAAGCGGGAGAATGCCATTAAGATCTACGAGAAGAACTACGAGCTTATCATCAATGCCAGGCGTAATCTGGGGCTCTTCCAGCACCACGATGCCATCACTGGAACCTCCAAGGCTGCGGTGATGCGGGACTACGCCATGCGTCTGTTCGAGAGCACCCAGAACATGGTAAAGATGCAGGAATCCTGCCTGGAGCTGCTACTGCAGAAGGGCCAGCCGCACCACCATGGCTTCGTGCTGAGTGAATTTGAGCGTGATAACTTCAATAAGCTGCCACGAAAGATGCCCATCCAGATGGTCAGCGGAGATGAGTCCACGCCTACAGCTTCGGCGGGAGGAGGAACTGGAGCGGGTGGTGCAGCTTCTACCGGATCTGTGGGAAGCTTTGTGCTCTACAACTCCTTAGCACAGAAGCGCGTCGAGATCGTGACCCTGCGAGTGCAGCATCCCAATGTTAAAATTCTCAACGAGAAGGGCGTGGAGCTAAGTCACATCCAGATCAATCCGGTGTGGAACATCACCGAGTCCTACGAGCAGGAAATAGGCACATCCGTCACCGGAACGATGGGGCGAATTCGCACCTCGACCCGCCAATTCGAGGTGATGTTTGTGGCCGAGCTGGAGCCGCTGTCCCTCAGCACGTATCGCGTTCTGGTCGATGAGGTCAACTACAAGCGGAACATTGCGACCATCTACTGTGATGAGTGCACGGAgcgagcggcagcggcatcGCCAGGCTCTAGTCCACCGGAGGAAGTTGAAGCCTCTCCAGCTGCAGTTTTTGAGGCGCGTGCCAAGCCAGCGG GAGACATCCAACTGGAGAATCCGCACATGCGCCTGCTGTTCGACGAGAAGAGCGGCTTTCTTAAGACCATTACGCGCAAGAACCAGAAAAAGGAGCTTCTCAAGCCGATGCAGTGCAACATCAAGTTCGCCGCCTACCGCAGTGCCCAGTTCCACTCGGGTGCGTATCTGTTTAAGACAGATCCCGAGCAGAGCGAGGCCGAAAAGGATGTGCTCGAGGGCTATACAGACGTGCGCATTATCATCACCTCGGGACCGATTGCCAGCGACGTCACCGTCATCTATGGCCCCTTCCTGGCCCACACAGTGCGCATCTTCAACACAAGGACCCATCTCGATGCTGCTATATATGTGGAGAACGACATTGACTTTGAACCACCGCCAAAGAACCGGGAGACGGAGCTTTTCATGCGACTGATCACCAACATAGACAATATTGCTCAAGCGCCCATGCAGCGTGATCCCCTCAAGGAGCCGGCGGAGACGGGACCCATGCCCGAGCTGCCGATCTTCTACAGCGATCAGAACGGTTTCCAGTATCATGA ACGCATCAAAGTGCCCGCCATTGGCATCGAGGGCAACTACTTCCCCATAACCTCGGGCGCCTTCATTCAGGATTCTCGTCTCCGGCTTACCTTGTTAACCACTCATGCCCAGGGTGCGGCCAGCTATGAGCCCGGCCAGCTGGAGGTTATGCTGGACCGGCGGACGCTGTACGACGACTATCGTGGCATGGGAGAGGGCGTCGTGGATAGCCGTCTGACGCGACATAAGTTCTGGCTCCTGGTGGAGGACTTGCCAGGCGGTCAGCAACCTATCCAGCCGCCCAGCTACAAGGTGCTCAGCCAACAGGCCCAGCATCTGGCCAACACTTTGCGCTACCCGCCAAATCTTTACTTTTTGAGTAACCTGGAACAGCCGGAACTGGCCGCGGCGCTGCTGCCTTTGGTCAGGCTTCTGCCGAAGGGAGCGCTGCCCTGCGACGTGCACCTGACCACCCTGCGTACCCTCTCCGATCCCGAGCTGCAGCTGTTTCCGTCCGCCTCAGCGTTGCTGGTGCTGCACCGTCAGGGCTTCGATTGCGGCGTGAGCGCTGGCAGGGAGTTGGGTATGCAGGCCGTATGCCCGCTTTCCAGTCAGGGATTGGGCAATGTGCAGCTGGGTCGGCTGAGTCTGCACAACATCGAGGCCACCAGTCTGACGGGGATGGAGAAGAAACCGCCCAAGGATGCCCTGCGCATACGCTCCTTGGCCGAGGTCACTCTGGAGCCGATGGAGCTGCGCACCTTCAACCTCACATTCAGGGCGGAGGTGTGA
- the alpha-Man-IIb gene encoding alpha-mannosidase 2 isoform X2: MSFKLFRRGSARCIGLLSAFVTILLCLYYISIGQPNPAPVSETGVPTAALRGSPLNGLTGFSVGGGSSSIIHQQQLQKLHAAVISNQKKFQEQAEVTAEPPSEEQQYANSQWGDKCYELIESNTNITANQEHSKFDFQPEWMRSKEYWDRGFEERFDAQKKDKQRPPLKIIVVPHSHNDPGWLKTFTNYFQSDSRQILNLLVTKMQEYTDMTFIWSEISFLQLWWDQAHPTKQRALKRLIDSGRIEITTGGWVMTDEANVHVYPMLDQLIEGHQWLKNNLNVTPKVGWSIDPFGHGSTVPYLLSGANFEGAIIQRIHYAWKQWFARQQSGDFIWKPYWRSKSGKSSETGSLLTHNMPFDIYSIKGSCGPHPFICLNFDFRKIPGEYTEYSVKAQFITDDNLEAKAQLLLEQYARTASLFPHNVALIPVGDDFRYNKEREVDQQYQNYKKLIDHIMANRRLYNADIRFGTPSDYFEAIKERMKEQSPGFPSFKGDFFVYSDIFSEGRPAYWSGYFTTRPFYKLLSSELEHHLRSAEILFTLAYNTARQAKRENAIKIYEKNYELIINARRNLGLFQHHDAITGTSKAAVMRDYAMRLFESTQNMVKMQESCLELLLQKGQPHHHGFVLSEFERDNFNKLPRKMPIQMVSGDESTPTASAGGGTGAGGAASTGSVGSFVLYNSLAQKRVEIVTLRVQHPNVKILNEKGVELSHIQINPVWNITESYEQEIGTSVTGTMGRIRTSTRQFEVMFVAELEPLSLSTYRVLVDEVNYKRNIATIYCDECTERAAAASPGSSPPEEVEASPAAVFEARAKPAGDIQLENPHMRLLFDEKSGFLKTITRKNQKKELLKPMQCNIKFAAYRSAQFHSGAYLFKTDPEQSEAEKDVLEGYTDVRIIITSGPIASDVTVIYGPFLAHTVRIFNTRTHLDAAIYVENDIDFEPPPKNRETELFMRLITNIDNIAQAPMQRDPLKEPAETGPMPELPIFYSDQNGFQYHERIKVPAIGIEGNYFPITSGAFIQDSRLRLTLLTTHAQGAASYEPGQLEVMLDRRTLYDDYRGMGEGVVDSRLTRHKFWLLVEDLPGGQQPIQPPSYKVLSQQAQHLANTLRYPPNLYFLSNLEQPELAAALLPLVRLLPKGALPCDVHLTTLRTLSDPELQLFPSASALLVLHRQGFDCGVSAGRELGMQAVCPLSSQGLGNVQLGRLSLHNIEATSLTGMEKKPPKDALRIRSLAEVTLEPMELRTFNLTFRAEV; this comes from the exons ATGTCGTTTAAGCTCTTTCGCCGCGGATCAGCGCGCTGTATTGGCCTGCTGTCTGCGTTTGTGACTATCCTGCTCTGCCTCTACTACATCTCCATTGGCCAGCCCAATCCGGCGCCTGTTTCCGAGACGGGAGTTCCCACGGCAGCGTTGCGGGGATCGCCTCTCAATGGCCTTACCGGGTTTAGCGTGGGCGGAGGCTCCTCCTCGATCATCCACCAACAGCAGCTACAGAAGCTGCATGCGGCCGTCATCTCAAACCAAAAGAAATTCCAGGAGCAGGCAGAAGTAACTGCAGAACCGCCGTCCGAGGAGCAGCAGTACGCCAACAGCCAGTGGGGTGACAAGTGCTACGAGCTGATCGAAAGTAACACAAACATAACGGCCAACCAGGAGCACAGCAAGTTCGATTTCCAGCCAGAGTGGATGCGCTCAAAGGAGTACTGGGATCGTGGCTTTGAGGAGCGTTTTGACGCGCAGAAGAAGGACAAACAGCGGCCCCCGCTGAAGATAATCGTGGTGCCGCACTCCCACAATGATCCTGGCTGGCTGAAGACTTTTACCAACTACTTCCAGTCGGACTCGCGCCAGATCCTCAACCTGCTGGTGACCAAAATGCAGGAGTACACGGACATGACGTTCATCTGGTCGGAGATAAGTTTCCTGCAGCTGTGGTGGGACCAGGCACATCCCACCAAGCAGCGAGCTCTGAAGCGACTTATCGACTCGGGTCGCATCGAAATTACCACCGGCGGCTGGGTAATGACAGATGAGGCAAATGTCCACGTTTATCCCATGTTGGATCAGTTAATCGAGGGCCATCAGTGGCTAAAGAACAACCTGAACGTTACTCCGAAAGTGGGCTGGTCCATTGACCCCTTTGGCCATGGTAGCACGGTGCCGTACCTGCTTTCTGGAGCGAACTTCGAAGGCGCCATCATCCAGCGGATACATTACGCTTGGAAGCAGTGGTTCGCCCGCCAGCAGTCAGGGGACTTCATCTGGAAGCCCTATTGGCGGAGCAAAAGCGGAAAGTCCAGTGAAACCGGCAGCCTGCTCACTCACAACATGCCCTTCGATATATACTCGATCAAGGGATCGTGCGGACCGCATCCATTCATCTGCCTGAACTTTGACTTCCGCAAGATCCCCGGCGAGTACACGGAGTACTCCGTAAAGGCACAATTCATAACAGACGACAATCTGGAAGCAAAGGCACAGCTCCTGCTGGAGCAGTACGCACGGACTGCGTCGCTCTTCCCGCACAACGTGGCCCTTATTCCGGTGGGCGATGATTTCCGGTACAACAAGGAGCGCGAAGTGGACCAGCAGTATCAGAACTACAAGAAGCTGATAGATCACATCATGGCCAATCGGAGGCTGTACAACGCTGATATCCGCTTCGGCACGCCGAGTGATTACTTCGAGGCCATCAAGGAGCGCATGAAGGAGCAGAGTCCCGGTTTCCCGAGCTTCAAGGGCGACTTCTTCGTTTATTCGGACATTTTCTCGGAGGGCAGGCCGGCATATTGGTCGGGATACTTCACTACACGTCCCTTTTACAAGTTATTGAGCTCCGAGTTGGAGCACCACCTGCGTTCCGCTGAGATTCTCTTTACGCTGGCCTACAACACCGCTCGCCAGGCGAAGCGGGAGAATGCCATTAAGATCTACGAGAAGAACTACGAGCTTATCATCAATGCCAGGCGTAATCTGGGGCTCTTCCAGCACCACGATGCCATCACTGGAACCTCCAAGGCTGCGGTGATGCGGGACTACGCCATGCGTCTGTTCGAGAGCACCCAGAACATGGTAAAGATGCAGGAATCCTGCCTGGAGCTGCTACTGCAGAAGGGCCAGCCGCACCACCATGGCTTCGTGCTGAGTGAATTTGAGCGTGATAACTTCAATAAGCTGCCACGAAAGATGCCCATCCAGATGGTCAGCGGAGATGAGTCCACGCCTACAGCTTCGGCGGGAGGAGGAACTGGAGCGGGTGGTGCAGCTTCTACCGGATCTGTGGGAAGCTTTGTGCTCTACAACTCCTTAGCACAGAAGCGCGTCGAGATCGTGACCCTGCGAGTGCAGCATCCCAATGTTAAAATTCTCAACGAGAAGGGCGTGGAGCTAAGTCACATCCAGATCAATCCGGTGTGGAACATCACCGAGTCCTACGAGCAGGAAATAGGCACATCCGTCACCGGAACGATGGGGCGAATTCGCACCTCGACCCGCCAATTCGAGGTGATGTTTGTGGCCGAGCTGGAGCCGCTGTCCCTCAGCACGTATCGCGTTCTGGTCGATGAGGTCAACTACAAGCGGAACATTGCGACCATCTACTGTGATGAGTGCACGGAgcgagcggcagcggcatcGCCAGGCTCTAGTCCACCGGAGGAAGTTGAAGCCTCTCCAGCTGCAGTTTTTGAGGCGCGTGCCAAGCCAGCGG GAGACATCCAACTGGAGAATCCGCACATGCGCCTGCTGTTCGACGAGAAGAGCGGCTTTCTTAAGACCATTACGCGCAAGAACCAGAAAAAGGAGCTTCTCAAGCCGATGCAGTGCAACATCAAGTTCGCCGCCTACCGCAGTGCCCAGTTCCACTCGGGTGCGTATCTGTTTAAGACAGATCCCGAGCAGAGCGAGGCCGAAAAGGATGTGCTCGAGGGCTATACAGACGTGCGCATTATCATCACCTCGGGACCGATTGCCAGCGACGTCACCGTCATCTATGGCCCCTTCCTGGCCCACACAGTGCGCATCTTCAACACAAGGACCCATCTCGATGCTGCTATATATGTGGAGAACGACATTGACTTTGAACCACCGCCAAAGAACCGGGAGACGGAGCTTTTCATGCGACTGATCACCAACATAGACAATATTGCTCAAGCGCCCATGCAGCGTGATCCCCTCAAGGAGCCGGCGGAGACGGGACCCATGCCCGAGCTGCCGATCTTCTACAGCGATCAGAACGGTTTCCAGTATCATGA ACGCATCAAAGTGCCCGCCATTGGCATCGAGGGCAACTACTTCCCCATAACCTCGGGCGCCTTCATTCAGGATTCTCGTCTCCGGCTTACCTTGTTAACCACTCATGCCCAGGGTGCGGCCAGCTATGAGCCCGGCCAGCTGGAGGTTATGCTGGACCGGCGGACGCTGTACGACGACTATCGTGGCATGGGAGAGGGCGTCGTGGATAGCCGTCTGACGCGACATAAGTTCTGGCTCCTGGTGGAGGACTTGCCAGGCGGTCAGCAACCTATCCAGCCGCCCAGCTACAAGGTGCTCAGCCAACAGGCCCAGCATCTGGCCAACACTTTGCGCTACCCGCCAAATCTTTACTTTTTGAGTAACCTGGAACAGCCGGAACTGGCCGCGGCGCTGCTGCCTTTGGTCAGGCTTCTGCCGAAGGGAGCGCTGCCCTGCGACGTGCACCTGACCACCCTGCGTACCCTCTCCGATCCCGAGCTGCAGCTGTTTCCGTCCGCCTCAGCGTTGCTGGTGCTGCACCGTCAGGGCTTCGATTGCGGCGTGAGCGCTGGCAGGGAGTTGGGTATGCAGGCCGTATGCCCGCTTTCCAGTCAGGGATTGGGCAATGTGCAGCTGGGTCGGCTGAGTCTGCACAACATCGAGGCCACCAGTCTGACGGGGATGGAGAAGAAACCGCCCAAGGATGCCCTGCGCATACGCTCCTTGGCCGAGGTCACTCTGGAGCCGATGGAGCTGCGCACCTTCAACCTCACATTCAGGGCGGAGGTGTGA